Proteins from one Flavobacterium sp. N2038 genomic window:
- a CDS encoding HlyD family secretion protein has translation MVKIKNETRRNRTFHILITVIACVLVGSGVVLGIWFYVFNKNHEETNDAQVEQYVTPIMSRITGYVQEVRFDENQFVHKGDTLVVIDNREYQSKLNVALADVQSAKQNSVVAEKNVANTASATAVNESQLDAAKSNLWKTKLEYERYMALVKDEAATSQQLEKVRADYESAQAHFQEMKNRIHSATLSTTVAEANVPTTQTNIASRQAVADNAALFLSYTVITAPYDGWVGKRTLQPGQMVKEGQSLLSIVSKEKWITANFKETQLQYLTVGQEVEIKADAINDKVFVGTIASLSPASGARFSLLPPDNATGNFVKIEQRIPVRIQLKEQDKQTDFLRAGMNITIVAAHK, from the coding sequence ATGGTTAAGATAAAAAATGAAACTAGAAGAAACAGAACGTTTCATATATTAATAACAGTTATCGCGTGTGTGCTTGTAGGGAGTGGTGTTGTTTTAGGAATTTGGTTTTATGTGTTTAACAAGAACCACGAAGAAACCAATGACGCCCAGGTGGAACAATATGTAACGCCAATTATGTCGAGAATTACAGGTTATGTACAGGAAGTTCGATTTGATGAAAATCAGTTTGTGCATAAAGGCGATACTTTGGTGGTGATTGATAACAGAGAATATCAGTCGAAATTGAATGTGGCTTTGGCCGATGTGCAGAGTGCAAAACAAAACAGTGTTGTTGCCGAGAAAAATGTAGCAAATACAGCAAGTGCAACTGCAGTTAATGAATCGCAACTAGATGCTGCAAAATCAAATCTTTGGAAAACTAAATTAGAGTACGAAAGATATATGGCTTTGGTAAAAGATGAAGCAGCAACATCTCAACAATTAGAAAAAGTAAGAGCGGATTACGAATCGGCGCAGGCGCATTTTCAGGAAATGAAAAACAGAATTCATTCGGCTACCTTAAGCACGACTGTTGCCGAGGCAAATGTTCCAACAACACAAACCAATATTGCATCGAGACAAGCCGTTGCAGATAATGCGGCATTGTTTCTTTCGTACACCGTAATTACTGCGCCTTATGATGGCTGGGTCGGAAAAAGAACTTTACAGCCGGGACAAATGGTAAAAGAAGGTCAGTCATTGCTTTCTATAGTAAGTAAAGAAAAATGGATTACAGCCAACTTTAAAGAAACACAATTGCAATATTTAACTGTTGGACAAGAAGTCGAAATCAAGGCCGATGCTATAAACGACAAAGTTTTTGTGGGAACAATTGCTTCACTGTCGCCTGCGAGTGGGGCAAGATTTTCGTTGCTTCCTCCAGATAATGCCACTGGAAACTTTGTAAAAATCGAACAGAGAATTCCGGTTAGAATTCAGTTAAAAGAACAAGACAAACAAACCGATTTTTTAAGAGCAGGAATGAACATTACGATTGTTGCTGCACATAAATAA
- the trxA gene encoding thioredoxin — protein sequence MALAITDATFDEVVLKSDKPVMVDFWAAWCGPCRMVGPIIDQLSDEYAGKVVVGKVDVDANQEFAAKYGVRNIPTVLVFHNGEVVGKQVGVAPKQTYADSLDALL from the coding sequence ATGGCATTAGCAATAACAGACGCTACTTTTGACGAAGTAGTTTTAAAATCAGATAAACCGGTGATGGTAGATTTTTGGGCAGCATGGTGTGGTCCTTGTAGAATGGTTGGTCCAATCATTGACCAATTGAGCGATGAGTACGCAGGAAAAGTAGTTGTTGGTAAAGTCGATGTAGATGCAAACCAGGAATTTGCTGCAAAATATGGTGTGCGTAACATACCAACCGTTTTGGTGTTTCATAACGGTGAAGTAGTAGGAAAACAAGTTGGAGTAGCTCCAAAACAAACCTACGCAGATAGTTTAGACGCTTTATTGTAA
- a CDS encoding MFS transporter, whose amino-acid sequence MEDKSIFKSWVPKWAIITILFVCLLHSMILLGVYTSNVTYAASFLDIEPEDLQFAMCVTYGTLLATILIESRFSSFFPAKNYLMAVYSLIGITIVASAYITNFAVFLLMRVAEGILMALPVITIRQLLIEQFNSKNAIIIGFSFYYGSLLLSTPFIMNIAVWFLDHYDWKYMLYVSGGLQVLNVFLILVTFRGHRITKKIPLYQIDWMSYFLVLTAILCGAYFFVYAEKKYWFESSQMVLTLMIALITGGLFIFKELLVKRPTFDFEVFKYANLRIGFLLFFLFYISRATLSLCHSAMFSIWNWDPSRVAGVQYINGLGNVIGLILAAFFLMKSVSTKVIFMIGFTLIAIFHFWFTFLFVPDVALSDIIIPYILQGIGVGFLFVPLILFTTSSVPAKMAVSSGIVGVSGRFWGSTIGFCVMQNAMVFLNKKHFLKLSQFVTGENPEAQQTIASTAQSFIAKGYSADNANTLALKKVFGTVAKQATLLADMEIYTIVGYGLVVLIILIACNQHLRQTMTLVKSKIWIG is encoded by the coding sequence ATGGAAGATAAAAGTATATTTAAATCCTGGGTTCCAAAATGGGCGATCATTACTATTTTGTTCGTTTGTTTACTGCATTCCATGATTTTATTGGGAGTTTATACCTCAAACGTAACCTATGCAGCAAGTTTTCTGGATATAGAGCCCGAGGATTTGCAGTTTGCAATGTGCGTAACATATGGAACTCTGCTGGCAACGATTTTAATCGAAAGTAGATTTTCGAGTTTTTTCCCTGCAAAAAATTACCTCATGGCGGTTTATTCCTTAATAGGGATTACCATTGTTGCATCTGCATATATCACCAATTTTGCTGTTTTTTTATTGATGAGAGTTGCCGAGGGAATCCTGATGGCGCTGCCGGTAATCACGATCAGACAATTGCTTATTGAACAGTTTAATTCTAAAAATGCCATAATTATAGGCTTTTCATTTTATTACGGTTCGTTGTTGTTGTCAACGCCGTTTATTATGAATATTGCTGTTTGGTTTCTCGATCATTACGACTGGAAATACATGTTGTATGTTTCGGGAGGGCTTCAGGTTCTGAACGTTTTTTTAATCTTAGTTACTTTCAGAGGGCACCGAATTACAAAGAAAATTCCGTTGTATCAAATCGACTGGATGAGTTATTTTTTGGTTTTAACAGCTATTCTTTGCGGTGCCTACTTTTTTGTTTATGCCGAGAAAAAATATTGGTTCGAATCTTCTCAAATGGTCCTGACGTTAATGATTGCCTTGATTACAGGCGGTTTATTTATCTTTAAAGAGCTTTTGGTAAAAAGACCCACTTTTGATTTTGAAGTTTTTAAATACGCCAATCTGCGAATCGGGTTTTTATTGTTTTTCCTTTTCTATATCAGCAGAGCAACGCTGAGTCTTTGTCATTCGGCGATGTTTTCGATTTGGAATTGGGATCCGTCGCGTGTCGCGGGCGTGCAATACATTAACGGATTAGGAAATGTAATCGGACTTATTTTGGCCGCTTTTTTCCTCATGAAATCTGTTTCGACCAAAGTTATTTTTATGATTGGTTTTACGCTTATTGCCATATTTCATTTCTGGTTTACGTTTCTTTTTGTGCCAGATGTAGCGCTGAGTGACATTATTATTCCATATATTTTACAAGGTATTGGAGTTGGGTTTTTATTCGTTCCGTTAATCTTGTTTACAACCTCTTCAGTTCCGGCAAAAATGGCGGTTTCTTCTGGAATTGTGGGTGTTTCAGGGCGTTTTTGGGGAAGTACAATTGGTTTTTGCGTCATGCAGAATGCGATGGTCTTTTTAAACAAAAAACACTTCCTGAAACTAAGTCAATTCGTAACAGGCGAAAATCCCGAAGCACAACAAACTATTGCTTCTACAGCACAGAGTTTTATAGCAAAAGGATATTCAGCAGATAATGCCAATACTTTGGCCTTGAAAAAAGTATTCGGAACAGTTGCTAAACAAGCCACTTTATTGGCCGATATGGAGATTTATACCATAGTAGGTTATGGTTTGGTGGTTTTGATTATTCTGATTGCGTGCAATCAGCATTTAAGGCAAACAATGACTTTGGTTAAAAGTAAAATTTGGATCGGCTAA
- a CDS encoding DUF58 domain-containing protein, with amino-acid sequence MKIESEIEKVSSFQHLEMLANQVVEGFISGMHKSPFHGFSAEFAEHKVYNAGESTKHIDWKLFAKTDRLYTKRFEEETNLRCHLIVDNSSSMHYPELKSNQPFYEKKIGFAVLASAVLMNILKKQRDAVGLSVFSDKYEYYAPEKGSDRHHRMLLNKLEELLVQPKVKKSTDTITYLHQIAEKMHRRSMIILFTDMFQTADDEKLFNALQHLKHNKHKVVLFHVVDNQTELKFDFDNAPRKFIDVETGEEVSIFADNVKTAYEERVEVYFKNLALTCAKNQIKYVPVNVGDNFEKILTTYLVEKQNFG; translated from the coding sequence ATGAAAATTGAATCGGAAATAGAGAAAGTCTCCAGTTTTCAGCATCTCGAAATGCTGGCCAATCAGGTTGTGGAAGGTTTTATATCCGGAATGCACAAGAGTCCGTTTCATGGATTTTCGGCCGAATTTGCGGAGCATAAAGTCTATAATGCCGGCGAAAGCACCAAACATATCGATTGGAAATTGTTTGCCAAGACAGATCGTTTGTATACAAAACGTTTTGAGGAAGAAACCAATTTACGCTGCCATCTTATTGTAGATAATTCGTCGTCAATGCATTATCCGGAACTAAAATCAAATCAGCCTTTTTACGAAAAGAAGATTGGTTTTGCGGTTTTGGCCTCGGCGGTTTTAATGAATATTCTAAAGAAACAGCGCGATGCCGTTGGTTTAAGCGTTTTCTCTGATAAATATGAATATTACGCGCCAGAAAAAGGAAGCGATCGCCATCATAGAATGCTTTTGAATAAACTGGAAGAATTATTAGTACAGCCAAAAGTTAAGAAAAGCACGGACACGATCACCTATCTGCATCAGATTGCGGAGAAAATGCACCGCCGTTCGATGATTATTTTGTTCACCGATATGTTTCAAACCGCAGATGATGAAAAGCTTTTTAATGCATTACAACATCTTAAACACAATAAGCACAAGGTAGTTTTGTTTCATGTAGTTGATAATCAAACTGAATTGAAGTTTGATTTTGATAATGCACCAAGAAAATTTATTGATGTAGAAACCGGTGAAGAGGTTTCGATTTTTGCCGATAATGTAAAAACAGCCTACGAAGAAAGGGTAGAAGTATATTTTAAAAATCTGGCTTTAACCTGTGCAAAGAACCAAATTAAGTATGTTCCGGTAAATGTTGGTGATAATTTTGAAAAAATATTGACGACTTATTTGGTTGAAAAACAAAACTTTGGATAA
- a CDS encoding helix-turn-helix transcriptional regulator: MEQSTFKIDKYYIKKVDADKKSIYCHHDIMGELFVPTHKHEKAQMLYAEGDVVFVTTETKSYFLPARHFIWIPAGLQHSIEPKSEHVMMRNLYFPVEKDENEFYKSEGIYPVNNLLLQMMLFTNQWNGDLKKGSPNFVIAKAIKAILPQICHTNLPLELPQPKDARLGKILRYIENNLGETILFANVAHEFGFSERSLYRLFQKDIRMSFIQYYTIRRILKAIELLLERKLSVKEVAQEVGYNSVPTFSNTFFKILGQRPSDYLNGKEILERK; the protein is encoded by the coding sequence ATGGAACAATCAACTTTTAAAATAGACAAATATTATATCAAGAAAGTAGATGCCGATAAAAAAAGCATTTACTGTCATCATGATATAATGGGCGAATTATTTGTTCCAACACATAAACACGAAAAAGCACAAATGCTTTATGCAGAAGGTGATGTGGTTTTTGTGACAACCGAAACAAAATCTTATTTTTTACCGGCAAGGCATTTTATCTGGATTCCGGCTGGTTTACAGCACAGTATTGAGCCAAAATCAGAACACGTGATGATGCGGAATCTATATTTTCCGGTTGAAAAAGATGAAAATGAATTCTATAAAAGTGAAGGTATTTATCCGGTCAATAATTTACTGCTTCAGATGATGCTTTTTACCAACCAATGGAATGGGGATTTGAAAAAAGGTTCTCCAAATTTTGTGATTGCAAAAGCCATAAAAGCGATTCTTCCTCAAATATGTCATACTAATTTGCCATTAGAATTGCCTCAGCCCAAAGACGCTCGTTTGGGTAAAATTTTGCGTTATATTGAGAATAATCTGGGCGAAACAATTCTGTTTGCCAATGTGGCACATGAATTTGGTTTCAGCGAGCGCTCTTTGTATCGCTTGTTCCAGAAGGATATCAGAATGTCTTTTATTCAGTATTATACCATTCGAAGAATCTTAAAAGCGATTGAACTTTTGTTAGAAAGAAAGCTTTCTGTAAAAGAGGTAGCTCAAGAAGTTGGTTATAATAGTGTTCCGACTTTTAGCAACACTTTCTTCAAGATTTTAGGACAAAGACCTTCTGATTACTTAAATGGCAAGGAGATTTTAGAACGAAAATAA
- a CDS encoding TolC family protein produces the protein MFLKTTNSTEDCFPRILLLFLIVLAFNSLQAQEVHSVSLSEALKLAKENNKKILKSHLEITLAEQNIKERKELRLPDIELNGMYSRITNITEFKGSGFLKDKEVTKAIPEIYEVNSTFKMPIYAGNKINNAIKIANQENEIAKIKTEKTENDIELEVVANYLAIYKMMELQKIFEENIKEEKSRLKEVQSLQKHGTVTKNEVIRAELQLSDRELNALTNSKNIKIALHDLKTLIQIPENEEIAIDTTSNLDEMKGLDPYDFYMEKALQNEEMRIASQELNISKTELKLVKGNYLPSVHFFGNYGFYYPNYKFFPPNPYLYTLGQIGIEATFDLSSLYKNKTKMEQASTKIKWQEMQSEIVKEEIQDQLYKEHTQYQEILEKFVVVDKALDLANENYRIVKLKYLNQLVLITEMVDADNALLQAKYNKISTHLDAVLKHYELLHTAGIMPQS, from the coding sequence ATGTTCCTTAAAACAACAAATTCTACAGAAGATTGTTTTCCCAGAATCCTGCTGTTATTCTTAATTGTATTAGCATTCAATAGCTTACAGGCTCAGGAAGTTCATTCGGTTTCGTTAAGCGAAGCGTTGAAACTGGCTAAAGAAAACAATAAAAAGATCCTTAAATCTCATTTGGAGATTACGCTCGCTGAGCAAAACATAAAAGAAAGAAAAGAACTCCGCCTGCCAGATATCGAATTAAACGGCATGTATTCCAGAATTACGAATATTACCGAATTTAAAGGAAGCGGTTTCTTAAAAGACAAAGAAGTGACAAAGGCAATTCCTGAAATTTATGAAGTCAATTCGACTTTTAAAATGCCAATTTATGCCGGAAACAAGATTAACAATGCTATTAAAATTGCGAATCAGGAAAACGAAATTGCTAAAATAAAAACGGAAAAAACCGAGAATGATATTGAGCTGGAAGTTGTGGCAAACTATCTGGCGATTTATAAAATGATGGAACTTCAGAAGATTTTTGAAGAAAACATTAAAGAAGAAAAAAGCCGACTAAAAGAAGTTCAGTCGCTCCAAAAGCACGGAACGGTAACTAAAAATGAGGTTATTCGTGCCGAATTACAGCTTTCAGATCGTGAGCTAAATGCGCTTACAAATTCCAAAAACATAAAAATTGCGCTTCACGATCTGAAAACTTTAATTCAGATTCCGGAAAACGAAGAAATTGCAATTGATACAACTTCAAATCTGGACGAAATGAAAGGTTTGGATCCGTATGATTTTTATATGGAGAAAGCGTTGCAAAACGAAGAAATGCGTATTGCAAGTCAGGAATTAAATATAAGTAAAACAGAGTTGAAACTCGTTAAAGGAAACTATCTGCCAAGCGTTCACTTCTTCGGGAACTATGGTTTTTACTATCCGAATTATAAGTTTTTTCCACCTAATCCGTATTTGTATACTTTGGGACAAATAGGAATTGAAGCGACTTTTGATCTTTCGTCTTTGTATAAAAACAAAACCAAAATGGAGCAGGCGAGTACCAAAATCAAATGGCAGGAAATGCAGTCGGAAATTGTAAAAGAGGAAATTCAGGATCAATTGTATAAAGAGCATACGCAATATCAGGAAATCCTTGAAAAATTTGTTGTCGTTGATAAAGCTTTGGATTTAGCCAATGAAAATTACAGAATCGTAAAATTGAAATACTTAAACCAACTGGTTTTAATTACCGAAATGGTCGATGCTGATAATGCTTTGCTTCAGGCGAAATACAATAAAATTTCTACCCATCTGGATGCGGTTTTAAAACATTATGAATTGCTGCATACGGCGGGGATTATGCCTCAGAGTTAA
- a CDS encoding M1 family aminopeptidase — MKIIHSLFSFLLLINFGFSQSKPKEKFLVENGVSEQLANFRKYQISDLTYGLLFEIPNQKNENINSKLDLNLVLIDLSQSLVLDFKEKSENIKSILVNQKNSVINHEDGHIFIDQKDLILGKNTISISFIAGNLSLNRNDDFLYTLLVPDRASTLFPCFDQPDLKATYKLSFSVPKDWSVLAGADVKEKVEKGDFTLYTFGESDKMSTYLFSFVAGKFKSVTQKPGLEMTMLYRENNPEKIKTSTDTIFSLHQQSLDFLEKYTNYKFPFQKLDFASIPVFQYGGMEHVGAIQYRESTLFLDNSATDSEKLNRAKLIAHETSHMWFGDLVTMKWFDDVWMKEVFANFMADKIMSPIFPKVNHNLQFFTSHYSSAYAEDRSLGTHAIKQHLANLKDAGSLYGAIIYNKAPIMMRQLEASMGKDAFRKGIQKYIQKYANDNADWNNLVEILDAETPLDMKKWSDVWVNKSGRAIFSDKIEFDAQNRIRKFEIFQKAEDKSNNIWPQIFQIGLVYADNVKVLSVNIKEKNLVLKEAIGLEKPLTIIYNYNGFGYGVFPLDGNHLNIVSSLKDEVARASAYSNLYENMLIGTISTDKAFDCFFKGIQTEENELVLRMVSNNLNTIYWRFFTVEQQNKIQKQLEGVLYERLQTNLSANIKKTLFGLFSSIAYSDSAKTKLYQIWNKEVVIPNLKLNEDDFTNMAMNLAIFKHDKADEILEKTSTTITNPDKKKRFEFLLPSLSKDESVRFAFIESLKDDANREKESWVSVGLSNVNHPLRQESAQKYIRFSLDLVDEIQRTGDIFFPKDWLDNTVGKYSSKFAFDEVQRFLKENPNFSPILKRKLFQATDLLYKAQNIKKETE; from the coding sequence ATGAAAATTATTCACAGCCTTTTTTCTTTTTTGTTATTGATAAATTTTGGTTTTTCACAATCAAAACCAAAAGAAAAATTTTTAGTAGAAAATGGTGTTTCAGAGCAACTGGCTAATTTTAGAAAATATCAAATTTCTGATTTGACCTATGGACTTTTATTTGAAATTCCAAACCAAAAAAATGAAAACATTAATTCTAAATTGGACTTGAATTTGGTTCTAATTGATTTAAGCCAGTCGTTGGTTCTGGATTTTAAAGAGAAATCTGAAAATATAAAATCAATTCTAGTTAATCAAAAAAACAGTGTAATCAATCATGAAGACGGACATATCTTTATAGATCAAAAAGATTTGATTTTAGGAAAAAATACCATTTCAATTTCTTTTATCGCAGGTAATTTATCATTGAACAGAAACGACGATTTTCTCTATACTTTATTAGTTCCGGATCGTGCGAGCACTTTGTTTCCTTGTTTTGATCAACCGGATTTGAAAGCGACTTATAAATTGAGTTTTTCTGTGCCTAAAGACTGGTCGGTTTTGGCAGGAGCCGATGTAAAAGAGAAAGTCGAAAAAGGAGATTTTACCTTGTACACTTTTGGAGAATCAGACAAAATGAGTACGTATTTATTTTCTTTTGTTGCCGGAAAATTTAAAAGTGTTACTCAGAAACCGGGACTTGAAATGACGATGTTGTATCGTGAAAACAATCCCGAAAAGATAAAAACAAGTACAGATACGATTTTCAGTCTGCACCAGCAATCTTTAGATTTCTTAGAAAAATATACCAATTATAAATTCCCTTTTCAGAAACTGGATTTTGCTTCGATTCCTGTTTTTCAATATGGCGGAATGGAGCATGTCGGCGCGATTCAGTACCGGGAATCTACTTTGTTTCTGGACAACAGCGCAACCGACAGTGAGAAACTAAACCGAGCCAAACTTATTGCTCACGAAACTTCGCATATGTGGTTTGGCGATTTGGTTACCATGAAATGGTTTGACGATGTCTGGATGAAAGAGGTTTTTGCCAATTTTATGGCTGATAAAATCATGAGCCCAATTTTTCCGAAAGTCAATCATAATCTGCAGTTTTTTACGTCTCACTATAGTAGTGCTTATGCGGAAGATCGCTCATTGGGAACGCATGCGATAAAACAACATTTGGCTAATTTGAAAGACGCCGGTTCTCTTTACGGAGCTATTATTTACAATAAAGCGCCCATTATGATGCGTCAGCTCGAAGCTTCAATGGGAAAAGATGCTTTCCGGAAAGGGATTCAAAAATACATTCAGAAATACGCCAACGATAATGCTGACTGGAATAATCTGGTAGAAATCCTGGATGCCGAAACACCTCTGGATATGAAGAAATGGAGCGACGTTTGGGTAAACAAATCCGGAAGGGCTATTTTCTCAGATAAAATAGAGTTCGATGCGCAAAACAGAATCAGGAAGTTTGAAATTTTCCAAAAAGCAGAAGATAAATCAAACAATATCTGGCCTCAAATCTTTCAGATTGGTTTAGTTTATGCTGATAATGTAAAGGTTTTATCTGTCAATATTAAAGAGAAAAACCTGGTTTTAAAAGAGGCTATCGGACTTGAAAAACCGCTTACGATTATTTATAATTATAATGGTTTTGGATACGGTGTTTTTCCGCTTGACGGGAATCATTTAAATATTGTTTCCAGTTTAAAAGATGAGGTAGCAAGGGCTTCTGCTTATAGTAATCTATACGAAAATATGTTAATCGGGACTATTTCAACAGATAAAGCTTTTGATTGCTTTTTTAAAGGAATTCAAACCGAAGAAAATGAGTTGGTTTTGCGAATGGTTTCCAATAACCTGAACACAATTTATTGGAGATTCTTTACAGTAGAACAGCAGAATAAAATTCAGAAACAGCTTGAGGGTGTTTTGTACGAACGTTTACAAACCAATTTATCAGCCAATATTAAAAAGACATTATTTGGATTGTTTAGTTCGATTGCGTATTCCGATTCGGCTAAAACCAAATTATATCAAATCTGGAACAAAGAAGTTGTGATTCCTAATTTGAAATTAAATGAAGACGATTTTACCAATATGGCCATGAATCTGGCTATTTTCAAACATGATAAAGCCGATGAAATCTTAGAAAAAACCAGCACAACGATTACAAATCCGGACAAAAAGAAACGATTTGAATTTCTGCTTCCATCCTTATCAAAAGATGAATCGGTTCGATTTGCTTTTATAGAATCTTTAAAAGACGATGCCAATCGCGAGAAAGAATCATGGGTTTCTGTTGGTTTGTCAAATGTAAATCATCCGCTTCGTCAGGAAAGTGCGCAAAAGTATATCAGATTTTCATTAGATTTGGTAGATGAAATTCAGCGTACGGGAGATATTTTCTTCCCAAAAGACTGGCTGGATAATACCGTTGGAAAATATTCGTCGAAATTTGCTTTTGATGAAGTACAGCGATTCTTAAAAGAAAACCCTAATTTTAGTCCGATCCTGAAGCGTAAACTGTTTCAGGCGACAGATTTGCTTTATAAAGCACAAAATATTAAAAAAGAAACCGAATGA